In the genome of Nitrospira japonica, one region contains:
- a CDS encoding MBOAT family O-acyltransferase translates to MFFISGDFLFVVYPVILIVFLVLQKSSLRSLALGWLALSSVLLYAWWDPASAPLLLVSLVGNYWLGNRIIRVPEAARSRKSILLILGISLNLSALAYYKYLTFFANIVRPLLGLSQDNTPSPAPLGISFLTFLQIAYLVDVSRHTEVRTSFLHYSVFVTFFPKILAGPITRLEQFFPQLQALAQPVHSITPQVAEGVTVFAIGLFKKLVLADPLGHVADPIFGRLSDGTNIGGMEAWVGVLAYTFQLYFDFSGYTDMAIGLARAFGIALPQNFNAPYQATSIIDFWRRWHITFSTFLRDFLYIPLGGNRKGLLRQHANLLITMVLGGLWHGANWTFVIWGALHGTYLSVNHLWKRTSIVCPSWISRGLTFVCVVFAWGWFRVDSVEGGQRLCRSLAGFNGVMSERTNQSLVGKVFETPAPAYDYFSSVFHDMGFVVSLGRWSIYPVDVLLSEVMLTMYLFATAAVISFWGPTTDSWVRSQGQPGSPWFTPCRAFVVGMLLYAAFVASIQVHPGAFIYRQF, encoded by the coding sequence ATGTTCTTTATTTCAGGCGACTTCCTGTTCGTTGTTTACCCAGTCATTCTCATTGTATTTCTGGTCTTACAGAAGTCCTCCCTCCGTTCTCTTGCTCTCGGCTGGCTTGCACTTTCGTCTGTTCTGCTCTATGCGTGGTGGGACCCCGCCAGCGCTCCTCTCCTCCTCGTCTCGTTGGTGGGGAACTATTGGCTGGGTAACCGGATCATCCGTGTGCCCGAGGCCGCTCGGTCGCGCAAGTCGATACTCCTCATACTGGGGATCAGCCTCAATCTCTCGGCGCTCGCCTACTACAAATATCTTACATTCTTCGCGAACATTGTCCGCCCTCTACTGGGTCTGTCTCAGGACAATACGCCGTCTCCGGCTCCACTGGGGATTTCATTCCTCACGTTTTTGCAGATCGCCTATCTCGTCGACGTATCGCGTCATACGGAAGTTCGGACGTCGTTTCTTCACTACAGCGTATTCGTCACCTTCTTCCCGAAAATACTGGCAGGCCCCATTACTCGCCTGGAGCAATTCTTCCCTCAGTTGCAGGCGCTGGCACAGCCCGTACATTCCATAACGCCTCAGGTGGCTGAAGGCGTGACGGTGTTCGCCATCGGACTCTTCAAGAAGTTGGTCCTGGCTGATCCTCTTGGCCACGTTGCCGATCCCATCTTTGGGAGACTCTCCGATGGGACGAACATTGGCGGCATGGAAGCCTGGGTCGGGGTACTCGCCTACACCTTCCAACTGTATTTTGATTTCTCCGGCTATACCGATATGGCAATTGGCCTCGCACGGGCTTTCGGTATTGCCCTTCCCCAGAACTTTAACGCTCCGTACCAGGCCACCAGCATCATCGATTTTTGGAGACGATGGCACATCACATTCTCCACATTCCTTCGTGACTTTCTCTACATCCCGCTGGGTGGCAATCGTAAAGGTCTGCTGCGCCAGCACGCGAATCTGCTCATCACCATGGTGCTGGGCGGGCTCTGGCATGGAGCGAATTGGACCTTTGTCATTTGGGGAGCATTGCACGGCACCTATCTCAGTGTGAACCATCTCTGGAAAAGGACGTCTATCGTCTGTCCTTCGTGGATAAGCAGGGGACTCACATTTGTGTGCGTCGTCTTCGCGTGGGGATGGTTTCGGGTCGACAGCGTTGAGGGGGGGCAGCGTCTTTGCCGATCCCTCGCCGGTTTTAACGGCGTGATGTCCGAGAGAACCAACCAGTCTCTGGTCGGCAAAGTTTTTGAAACTCCGGCGCCGGCTTATGATTACTTTTCGTCTGTATTCCACGACATGGGATTTGTTGTGTCCCTGGGACGTTGGAGCATCTACCCGGTTGATGTCCTGTTATCTGAAGTGATGCTGACGATGTATCTTTTTGCAACCGCAGCCGTCATCAGCTTCTGGGGTCCGACGACGGATTCATGGGTAAGATCGCAGGGACAACCTGGGTCTCCCTGGTTCACGCCTTGTCGAGCGTTCGTCGTGGGGATGCTGCTCTACGCGGCCTTCGTGGCGTCAATCCAGGTGCATCCCGGCGCGTTCATTTACCGACAGTTTTAA
- the treS gene encoding maltose alpha-D-glucosyltransferase has protein sequence MRRLPEISRQFGREEGIALISETLWFKDAVFYELHVKAFCDGNDDGIGDFRGLINKLDYLEWLGVDCLWLLPFFPSPLRDDGYDVADYRQIAPDYGSMEDLRMFLDEAHRRGMRVISDLVLNHTSDQHPWFQEARSSPQSSKRDYYVWSQSNRRYDKARIIFIDTEKSNWTWDPMANAYYWHRFFSHQPDLNYDNPDLQRAMLDTMSFWLEQGLDGFRCDAVPYLFEREGTICENLPETHAYLKEVRKRIDENYRGRILLAEANQWPADVRPYFGDGDECHMAFHFPLMPRLFMGVRSEDWHPIVDMFTHTPPIPENCQWCLFLRNHDELTLEMCAGEERDYMYYAYARDPQMRRNIGIARRLAPLLDNDRRKIELLNSLVFTLPGSPIVYYGDEIGMGDNVHLGDRNGVRTPMQWTADRNGGFSKTDPSKLYLPAITDSVYGFQAINVDSQQQSPHSLLHWMKRMIAGRKKYPAFGRGTIVFLRPQTDKVFAYLREYRGETLLLVHNLAGSAQAVELDLARFEGAIPIEVFGDSRFPTIGKHPYALSLAPYGFYWFKLQRTMGDDFSYGFEESVI, from the coding sequence ATGCGACGACTTCCTGAAATCTCAAGACAGTTCGGAAGAGAGGAGGGAATTGCTTTGATATCAGAGACATTGTGGTTTAAAGACGCCGTTTTTTATGAGCTTCATGTCAAAGCGTTTTGTGATGGCAACGATGATGGCATCGGAGATTTTCGAGGTCTCATAAACAAACTGGATTACCTCGAGTGGCTGGGGGTCGACTGTCTTTGGTTGCTACCATTCTTTCCCTCTCCCTTGCGCGATGACGGCTACGACGTTGCGGATTATCGACAAATCGCGCCGGACTACGGTTCGATGGAAGATTTGCGAATGTTCTTGGACGAGGCCCATCGACGAGGCATGCGCGTCATTTCCGACCTTGTGCTGAATCACACCTCTGACCAGCATCCCTGGTTCCAGGAAGCCAGAAGTTCGCCGCAGTCATCCAAGCGTGACTACTATGTGTGGAGTCAGAGCAATAGGCGGTATGACAAGGCAAGGATAATTTTTATCGATACAGAAAAGTCGAACTGGACTTGGGATCCAATGGCCAATGCGTATTACTGGCATCGGTTTTTCAGCCATCAGCCCGATCTCAACTATGACAACCCGGATTTGCAAAGGGCGATGTTAGACACGATGTCTTTCTGGCTGGAGCAGGGCCTCGATGGATTTCGCTGCGATGCCGTGCCCTATCTGTTTGAGCGGGAAGGCACCATTTGTGAAAACCTTCCTGAAACACATGCGTATTTGAAAGAAGTACGGAAACGAATCGATGAGAACTATCGAGGGCGAATTCTGCTCGCGGAAGCCAATCAATGGCCTGCTGATGTGCGACCGTACTTTGGTGATGGCGATGAGTGTCACATGGCCTTCCATTTTCCACTCATGCCGAGACTGTTCATGGGAGTGCGGAGCGAAGATTGGCACCCCATTGTGGACATGTTCACGCATACACCTCCAATCCCTGAAAACTGTCAATGGTGCCTGTTTCTACGGAACCATGACGAATTGACTTTGGAAATGTGCGCTGGCGAAGAACGAGACTATATGTATTATGCTTATGCACGAGATCCGCAGATGCGGCGCAACATTGGAATTGCTCGCCGCTTGGCTCCGTTATTGGATAACGATCGACGGAAAATCGAGCTGCTCAATAGTCTCGTCTTTACCCTTCCAGGAAGTCCAATTGTTTACTATGGCGATGAAATCGGGATGGGAGACAATGTGCATCTCGGGGATCGCAATGGTGTACGGACACCAATGCAGTGGACAGCGGATCGCAATGGCGGATTTTCAAAGACGGACCCGTCGAAGCTATACCTGCCGGCCATAACCGACTCGGTGTACGGATTTCAGGCCATCAACGTGGATTCGCAGCAGCAATCGCCTCATTCGCTATTGCATTGGATGAAACGCATGATTGCAGGGCGCAAAAAGTATCCCGCGTTTGGGCGTGGCACCATTGTCTTTCTGCGTCCCCAGACAGACAAAGTGTTCGCGTATTTGCGTGAGTACCGCGGAGAAACCCTCTTGTTGGTGCACAACCTAGCTGGATCGGCTCAAGCCGTGGAGTTGGACCTGGCTCGATTCGAGGGCGCAATTCCGATTGAGGTATTCGGCGACTCACGATTTCCGACAATCGGCAAGCATCCCTATGCGTTGAGCCTCGCGCCCTATGGGTTCTACTGGTTCAAGCTTCAGCGCACCATGGGCGACGATTTCTCGTATGGATTCGAAGAAAGCGTCATCTAA
- a CDS encoding sigma-54-dependent transcriptional regulator has product MSHGGVLDAKTPGKRSKAPFTILIVEDSPTDIELMLHALEDADLKPLGGDFEMEVRANAEGALQLLAERSVDLVLTDMMLPGLSGLDLVGRIQALDPNLPVLVVTRMNTVSQAVDAMRRGAFDYIVKPVNAADLEMRLHRAIRISEILRRHAIYEHHDRQVYESNSLVGGSRAFEQIISRIREATQSRSTVLITGETGTGKGLIARAIHQQSLQPDHPFQIIDCTTLPEGMMESELFGHVRGAFTGAISDKPGLIELANGGTVFFDEIGELPLPLQSKLLRVLEDNEVRPVGGTRVRTVNIRFIAATNRDLERRVRDGSFRKDLYYRLAVISIAVLPLRERREDIPVIARHLLTKLSREMGKPGCHFDERAMEALVAYDWPGNGRELRNVVERAVLLATNETVRASDIRGLLPGREADSAGIPDIGLTSLPYIEAKERAIDQFTKAYLEAKLVQHGGVITKAAESSGIPRQHFSLLMKRFLGSDAAGET; this is encoded by the coding sequence ATGAGTCACGGCGGAGTGCTGGATGCCAAGACGCCGGGGAAGCGGTCTAAAGCGCCCTTTACGATTTTGATCGTCGAAGACAGCCCAACGGACATCGAGTTGATGCTGCATGCGCTCGAGGATGCGGACCTGAAACCGTTGGGCGGAGATTTTGAAATGGAAGTGCGAGCCAACGCCGAAGGCGCCCTTCAACTGCTTGCCGAGCGATCTGTGGATCTGGTGCTCACCGACATGATGCTGCCGGGTCTGAGCGGCCTGGACCTGGTCGGTCGCATCCAGGCCCTTGATCCCAATTTGCCCGTCTTGGTGGTGACGAGGATGAATACCGTTTCACAAGCCGTCGACGCGATGCGCCGCGGGGCATTCGACTATATCGTCAAGCCGGTGAATGCGGCCGATCTCGAGATGCGTCTTCACCGGGCGATCCGGATTTCCGAGATCTTGAGGCGACATGCAATCTATGAGCATCACGATCGGCAGGTGTACGAATCCAACAGCCTCGTCGGAGGCAGCCGGGCGTTCGAGCAGATAATCTCCCGCATCAGGGAAGCCACACAGTCTCGTTCGACGGTCTTGATCACCGGCGAAACAGGAACCGGAAAAGGCCTCATCGCCCGCGCGATTCATCAGCAAAGTCTCCAACCGGACCATCCGTTTCAGATCATCGACTGTACGACGCTGCCTGAAGGTATGATGGAAAGCGAACTTTTTGGCCACGTTCGCGGTGCCTTCACCGGCGCCATTTCCGACAAACCAGGTTTGATCGAGTTGGCCAACGGCGGGACGGTCTTTTTCGATGAGATCGGGGAGTTGCCCCTGCCGCTGCAATCCAAGCTACTCCGCGTCCTAGAAGACAACGAAGTGAGACCGGTCGGAGGAACCCGTGTCAGGACGGTGAATATACGGTTCATCGCGGCCACCAATCGCGATTTGGAGCGCCGGGTACGGGACGGATCGTTCCGCAAAGATCTGTACTACCGGCTGGCCGTCATCTCGATCGCGGTTCTGCCTCTGCGGGAGCGCCGTGAGGATATCCCCGTCATAGCTCGTCATCTGCTGACAAAGCTGAGCCGTGAAATGGGTAAACCCGGCTGCCACTTTGACGAGCGCGCGATGGAGGCCTTGGTGGCCTATGACTGGCCAGGAAACGGCCGTGAGCTCCGCAACGTGGTCGAACGCGCGGTGCTGCTGGCGACGAACGAGACCGTCCGCGCCTCCGATATCCGCGGACTGCTGCCAGGCCGGGAGGCGGATTCAGCCGGAATCCCCGACATCGGTCTCACCTCGCTTCCCTATATCGAAGCCAAGGAACGTGCAATCGATCAATTCACGAAGGCGTACCTCGAAGCGAAGCTCGTCCAGCACGGAGGCGTCATCACCAAAGCGGCGGAGAGCAGCGGCATCCCACGGCAGCACTTCTCCCTCTTGATGAAGCGTTTTCTCGGCAGCGACGCGGCCGGAGAAACCTAA
- a CDS encoding ATP-binding protein, with protein MMNSVIQWWDQLRIQHKVWAVLLLLCLPLVGGLATHLYTVQRLLSLQQQRQELVIAHEDVHVLRRLTVDIEDGFRGFVLTQRPVFLDPLTEAEAKMDHAFARAATALEKLSHHPATLEPIERELKDFLKSKHELITAIQKGDASKALAYVQSGEGLRLSDRLKEKLRVIEDHLEHQQSLIHDQAVILSERTFVGLWIALAGVVILGLISSRVLARSLTVPITKLQSATARLGEGACVQEITALLTPAQGRSQDELGQLAVAYLEMARRIETHIGELEVLSTIGHEINTIGPDGLDGVLHRILDRAGELVQADVCLILLRNERMGCWIVEAASGIWDDRLKTSIMLWEELPVCVQAYATRDVAIGERLRSDGRPQVVRRNLIGESMFAIPLLAQGLPFGVLAFLSEERRSAASWNQRLAKGLAQEAALAISNARLYEAAQEKQRGLTARLRHLEHLAETLAHDLKGPGSRMEELATILSQKFSGQLDERTARLLALIQENGREIVERVEAIIEVARVGTGLGAVTAVDPRLVIDEVLKGRSGNIEQLRATIHVDSEFPLVACHAAYLRQVFDNLISNALKYQKPNTPPIVTVSSRIEGNLAAFSVQDQGIGIPPIQRTRVFQPFVRLMASDAKGSGIGLTIVQRIVELYGGAVTIDGAQQGGCTVTFTLPRLREDGIVAASTASPTRPLDVEAVPSNLL; from the coding sequence ATGATGAACTCAGTGATTCAGTGGTGGGATCAACTCCGCATCCAACACAAGGTGTGGGCGGTCCTGCTTCTTCTCTGCTTGCCGCTGGTCGGCGGTCTCGCCACCCACCTCTATACCGTCCAACGCCTCCTCTCCCTTCAACAGCAGCGGCAGGAACTTGTCATTGCCCACGAGGACGTGCACGTGCTGCGCCGGCTGACCGTGGACATCGAGGACGGTTTCCGAGGTTTTGTTCTGACTCAGCGTCCCGTCTTTCTCGATCCGCTCACCGAAGCCGAAGCAAAGATGGATCACGCGTTCGCGAGAGCCGCCACAGCGCTGGAGAAATTGTCACATCATCCTGCCACACTGGAACCGATCGAACGGGAATTGAAGGACTTTCTGAAAAGCAAACACGAACTGATTACCGCCATTCAGAAAGGAGACGCGTCCAAAGCTCTGGCGTATGTGCAGTCAGGCGAGGGTCTGCGACTGTCCGATCGATTGAAGGAGAAGCTCCGTGTGATCGAGGACCATCTGGAGCACCAGCAGAGTCTGATCCACGATCAAGCGGTGATCCTGTCTGAACGCACCTTCGTCGGGCTCTGGATTGCACTGGCTGGCGTCGTAATACTCGGGTTAATCAGTTCCCGAGTGCTTGCCCGATCACTCACCGTCCCGATCACCAAGCTGCAATCGGCGACGGCAAGATTGGGAGAAGGCGCGTGCGTTCAAGAAATCACAGCCTTATTGACCCCGGCACAAGGACGATCACAGGATGAACTGGGGCAATTGGCCGTGGCCTACCTCGAGATGGCCCGCCGAATCGAAACGCACATCGGTGAACTCGAAGTCCTCAGCACGATCGGTCATGAGATTAATACGATAGGACCGGACGGCCTCGACGGCGTGCTGCACCGGATTCTCGACCGTGCAGGAGAACTGGTACAGGCAGACGTGTGCCTCATCTTGCTTCGAAACGAGCGTATGGGTTGCTGGATCGTCGAAGCTGCATCAGGGATATGGGATGATCGGTTGAAAACGTCGATCATGCTGTGGGAGGAATTACCCGTTTGCGTTCAGGCCTATGCCACGCGCGACGTCGCCATTGGAGAGCGGCTTCGATCCGACGGGCGCCCTCAAGTCGTTCGACGAAATCTTATCGGGGAAAGCATGTTCGCGATTCCGCTCCTTGCCCAAGGTCTCCCCTTCGGCGTATTGGCTTTTCTGTCCGAGGAGCGACGGTCAGCCGCTTCGTGGAATCAGCGGTTGGCCAAAGGGCTGGCGCAAGAGGCCGCTCTGGCCATTTCAAACGCGCGTCTTTACGAGGCAGCCCAGGAGAAACAGCGGGGGTTGACGGCCCGCTTGCGACACCTCGAGCATCTGGCGGAAACCCTGGCGCATGACCTCAAGGGGCCGGGATCCAGGATGGAGGAGCTAGCCACGATCCTGTCGCAAAAGTTCTCCGGCCAACTCGACGAACGCACGGCCCGCCTACTCGCCTTGATCCAAGAAAACGGCCGGGAGATCGTCGAGCGAGTCGAGGCTATTATCGAAGTGGCGCGAGTGGGCACTGGGCTGGGGGCCGTCACCGCGGTCGATCCCAGACTCGTGATCGACGAGGTACTTAAAGGCCGATCGGGAAACATCGAACAGCTTCGAGCCACTATTCATGTGGACAGCGAATTCCCGCTTGTGGCTTGCCATGCGGCGTACCTTCGCCAAGTGTTCGACAACCTCATTTCCAACGCGCTGAAGTACCAGAAACCTAATACCCCCCCGATCGTGACCGTTTCGTCGCGGATCGAGGGGAACCTCGCGGCATTTTCGGTGCAAGATCAGGGGATCGGCATTCCGCCGATCCAGAGAACCCGCGTATTTCAACCATTCGTCCGCTTGATGGCCTCGGATGCCAAGGGCAGCGGGATCGGTTTGACCATCGTACAGCGCATCGTTGAGCTCTATGGCGGCGCCGTCACCATTGACGGAGCCCAACAAGGAGGCTGCACGGTGACGTTTACCCTCCCGCGATTGAGAGAGGATGGGATCGTGGCGGCATCAACGGCGTCGCCGACCCGTCCGCTGGATGTCGAAGCCGTCCCGAGCAACCTACTATGA
- a CDS encoding DUF1579 domain-containing protein, producing the protein MQLKQLMLVGAGLMLSASLAVAEEQKQDMKAMMEKMEKAGAPGEQHKQLAKMEGKWETKTKSWMEPNTPPMETMGSCEHKMVMDGRFLKQKCMGDMMGKKFEGVGVTGYDNTSKKYTSTWMDNMSTSLHVMEGMAGDAKTINQQGETTCPIRGHMKLRSVMKIVDDNTHVFEMYGTDDKGGQEVKMMEITYTRKS; encoded by the coding sequence ATGCAATTGAAACAGTTGATGCTCGTGGGTGCAGGATTAATGCTGTCGGCTTCATTGGCAGTGGCCGAGGAGCAGAAACAGGACATGAAGGCAATGATGGAAAAGATGGAGAAAGCGGGCGCGCCCGGTGAACAGCACAAGCAACTGGCGAAGATGGAAGGCAAGTGGGAGACGAAGACGAAGTCGTGGATGGAGCCGAACACACCCCCAATGGAAACCATGGGAAGTTGCGAGCACAAGATGGTGATGGACGGACGGTTCTTAAAGCAGAAGTGTATGGGCGACATGATGGGAAAGAAATTCGAAGGCGTGGGTGTCACGGGGTACGACAATACCTCCAAGAAATACACGTCCACCTGGATGGATAACATGTCCACCAGCTTGCATGTAATGGAAGGTATGGCTGGGGATGCGAAAACCATCAACCAGCAAGGCGAGACCACGTGTCCGATCCGCGGTCATATGAAATTGCGTTCCGTCATGAAGATCGTCGATGACAACACCCATGTGTTCGAGATGTACGGCACCGACGATAAAGGCGGTCAGGAAGTGAAGATGATGGAAATCACCTATACAAGGAAGTCATAG
- a CDS encoding sialate O-acetylesterase, with translation MAEEVPSGPSSREEVPLSPISDRHTMVALVLGQSNAANHGESRWVSTQRVYNFYQGKLYHAEDPLLGATGDRGSVWTRLGDLLVTDGDYDAVIFVAIAVGSSAVSQWAPGGDLSSHLQATLNDTQKAGLPITHIFWHQGEADAHVTSKTVYMQQFRDMVRAIRENGITAPIMVSIATVCGGNMTVDTTIQQAQKELVDPQNGIFAGPNTDDLGEAFRFDRCHFSTKGLDEAARLWHHALRKASLSEGHEAQAHPAIMP, from the coding sequence ATGGCCGAGGAAGTTCCCTCTGGCCCATCGAGTCGCGAAGAAGTTCCCCTCTCTCCTATAAGTGATCGCCATACGATGGTAGCACTCGTGCTCGGTCAGTCCAATGCCGCGAATCACGGAGAATCTCGGTGGGTATCGACACAACGCGTCTACAATTTTTATCAGGGGAAGCTCTATCACGCCGAGGATCCTCTTTTGGGGGCCACGGGAGATCGCGGCAGTGTCTGGACTCGTCTGGGCGATCTCTTGGTAACCGACGGAGACTACGATGCCGTCATTTTCGTTGCCATCGCAGTGGGAAGCTCGGCTGTCTCGCAATGGGCACCGGGTGGAGATTTGTCCTCCCACCTTCAGGCGACACTCAATGATACTCAAAAGGCCGGCCTGCCGATCACTCATATTTTCTGGCATCAAGGCGAAGCAGATGCCCACGTCACGTCGAAGACAGTCTATATGCAGCAGTTTCGTGACATGGTACGCGCAATTCGTGAAAATGGAATTACTGCTCCCATCATGGTATCGATCGCCACAGTGTGTGGCGGCAATATGACAGTGGACACCACGATACAGCAGGCTCAAAAGGAGTTGGTTGACCCACAGAACGGAATTTTCGCCGGCCCCAATACCGACGATCTTGGTGAAGCCTTTCGTTTCGATCGATGCCATTTCTCGACCAAAGGCTTGGACGAGGCAGCACGGCTGTGGCATCACGCATTACGCAAGGCCTCTTTATCAGAGGGTCATGAAGCTCAGGCGCATCCGGCAATCATGCCTTAG
- a CDS encoding CV_2116 domain-containing protein, producing the protein MDSTSVYYKDFRIESCPSQHAGTEQWKARIFISWAPHDAKTTRSFSSQDAYQTSEEATLQGLALGELIIDGKIPGLSKD; encoded by the coding sequence GTGGACAGCACCTCAGTTTATTACAAGGACTTTCGAATTGAATCATGCCCGTCTCAACATGCTGGGACGGAGCAGTGGAAAGCGCGCATCTTCATCTCCTGGGCGCCGCATGACGCCAAGACAACCCGCTCTTTTTCGTCTCAGGATGCCTACCAGACTTCTGAAGAAGCTACTCTCCAAGGCTTGGCTCTCGGGGAATTGATCATTGACGGTAAAATTCCGGGGTTATCCAAAGACTGA
- a CDS encoding glycosyltransferase gives MAPGLDEYRNIAPKGTVDFLYRLSEQVAGRSFVHVSAGRYGGGMAEVLRRLVPMMNTLGIDARWEVLAGDQEFAQATKRLMNALQGQDEQLTEQMQSVYLKINQRTAQTLNLDADLVMVHDPPPAALIEHRKGGTWFWRCYLDIAKPRQESWSFLRRFIVGYDAAVFSLPGFAHRLPIPQFLISPSIDPLSTKNRELTRVETNQILLRLGIPRDKPILLQLARFEWSKDPIGVVKAYRLVKKHHDCRLVLAGSGVTHDSEGEAVLAQVLEAAGSDPDIHVLQLPPEADLEINALQRAATIVFQKSIREGFNVAVAEAMWKGRPVIGSIAGGIAAQIVDGVTGHTVHSVEGMAFRTRLLLNNPSLMQRMGGAGREHVRRNFLVTRHLSDFLTLMKLFEKR, from the coding sequence ATGGCTCCAGGTTTGGATGAATATCGAAATATTGCACCAAAAGGCACGGTCGACTTTCTCTATCGATTGAGCGAGCAAGTGGCCGGCCGGAGTTTTGTGCACGTGAGTGCAGGGCGATACGGAGGCGGTATGGCGGAGGTTCTGCGCCGACTGGTGCCTATGATGAACACCCTGGGGATCGACGCTCGCTGGGAAGTTCTCGCGGGTGACCAGGAATTTGCGCAAGCGACGAAGCGCCTGATGAATGCGCTTCAGGGGCAGGACGAGCAGCTTACTGAGCAAATGCAAAGCGTCTATCTCAAGATCAACCAGCGCACCGCCCAAACCCTCAATTTGGACGCAGACCTCGTGATGGTCCATGACCCACCGCCCGCTGCATTGATCGAACACCGAAAGGGAGGAACCTGGTTTTGGCGATGTTATTTGGATATCGCCAAACCTCGCCAAGAGAGCTGGAGTTTTCTGCGGCGATTCATTGTCGGGTACGATGCAGCGGTATTTTCGCTTCCCGGATTCGCGCATCGACTTCCGATTCCGCAGTTTCTTATTTCTCCTTCCATCGATCCATTGAGCACAAAAAACCGTGAATTGACACGTGTCGAAACCAACCAGATCCTCCTTCGGCTCGGAATTCCGCGTGATAAGCCGATCTTGCTGCAACTGGCGCGTTTCGAGTGGTCCAAAGATCCGATAGGTGTGGTCAAGGCGTATCGCTTGGTCAAGAAACATCACGATTGCCGGTTAGTCCTGGCGGGCTCAGGCGTGACGCACGATTCGGAAGGCGAAGCGGTATTGGCACAGGTGCTGGAGGCAGCCGGCAGCGATCCGGACATCCATGTCTTGCAGTTGCCTCCCGAAGCAGACCTGGAAATCAATGCGCTGCAACGAGCGGCCACGATTGTCTTTCAGAAGTCAATCAGGGAAGGCTTCAACGTCGCTGTTGCTGAAGCCATGTGGAAAGGAAGACCGGTGATCGGAAGCATAGCGGGTGGAATAGCCGCTCAAATCGTGGATGGAGTGACAGGACATACCGTGCATTCCGTTGAAGGGATGGCGTTCAGAACGCGACTTCTCCTCAATAACCCAAGCCTCATGCAACGCATGGGTGGCGCCGGGCGAGAGCATGTGAGGAGGAACTTTTTGGTGACCCGTCATTTGAGCGATTTCTTGACCCTCATGAAACTCTTCGAAAAGCGCTAA
- a CDS encoding DUF5752 family protein produces the protein MAPTSRRPFLFMECSEIREILGEAAEDERRLVELLESVPLDSIYFHTHSYFLRHSYVERVYPNDFAQWVAMEVRDHVLAERLAVVDPFEFRGLEAFRGELISIIDDHLSKMPIVPRVIFGQPFYFNTSRILQVPTSREVRTLQEFRTALSDVEVSAIYFHVFEARHRLKEEESDFSTWVEQGLGFPELAERLRAINPYLGSLERLRSALLTACDDFLKSQDSSEERRELL, from the coding sequence ATGGCCCCCACCTCACGGCGTCCCTTCTTGTTCATGGAATGCAGCGAGATACGGGAAATTCTCGGTGAGGCAGCCGAAGACGAAAGACGACTAGTCGAGTTGCTTGAGTCCGTACCTTTGGATTCGATTTACTTCCATACCCATAGCTATTTTCTTCGGCATAGCTACGTTGAACGCGTCTATCCCAACGATTTTGCACAGTGGGTAGCCATGGAAGTGCGGGACCATGTGTTGGCGGAACGCCTCGCAGTCGTGGATCCATTCGAATTCAGGGGGCTCGAAGCATTTCGAGGGGAGCTCATTTCGATAATCGACGATCATCTGTCCAAGATGCCTATCGTGCCACGCGTCATCTTTGGGCAACCGTTCTATTTCAACACGTCTCGCATCCTGCAAGTGCCAACGAGCAGGGAGGTTCGGACGCTGCAGGAGTTTCGGACGGCGCTGAGCGACGTGGAAGTGAGCGCGATCTATTTTCATGTCTTCGAAGCCCGCCATCGATTAAAGGAGGAAGAGAGCGATTTTTCTACATGGGTCGAACAAGGTCTTGGCTTTCCGGAACTTGCGGAACGACTGCGCGCCATTAATCCATATCTCGGAAGCCTCGAACGGCTGCGGTCCGCATTGCTGACGGCATGCGACGACTTCCTGAAATCTCAAGACAGTTCGGAAGAGAGGAGGGAATTGCTTTGA